The Drosophila simulans strain w501 chromosome 3R, Prin_Dsim_3.1, whole genome shotgun sequence genome contains the following window.
GCTTGCTctgaaattttccatttgatcATCAGAATTTACACTGCGACTGTATTCACCAGACATGAATGTGTTTTTCACAGTTAGAATGCTGCCCTACAGGTCCTTTAACTAATGCCGCTCACGAAAATATATTGTAACACAAGTTTTATGTgaacaaaaatcgaaataaataagcacTTTATACCCAGAGATACAACCTTGAGCATTTGCAGAAATTTACATACAAATCGAAATGTTAAAGCAATCtggaaaatattcataatataattaaattcattaacGAAAGTGCACCAGTTCACCATTTGAGTTCAGTGTGTTAATTTCTCAATGCGATTGCATAATCACAAAGTTGAAGGAACTTGGCCGCGACTTCCGATCGATTTGGCATACTCTGTTTATCCGCCTTTGCTGACCAGAGCGATCCGACCGAAATAAACGGACACCTAATGGCCGGAACCGTCAGGTTATTCAGGGCTCATTCCCTGGCGGAGTACAATGACTTTTTTCCGAGACGCTTCTCATCGTTAGTctggcttttggtttttggcgagcacacgcggcgtatacttaatagCGCAACCTTCAGCCCAGAAATATCGACTTCAATTCAAGTCTCAATCGGACGAGCTGCGCCAGGTGACGATCGCAATGATGCCACGCAGATGGACCACGTCCAATTTTGGTGGTGGTATGGTGGGTGTCGATCGCCGGCCAAAACCATTGTTTATTGGGCCAAGCTTAGGAGTGTTTTTGTGACTCGAATCCAGCTCTTTGTGGCGCTTGTTTATTTTGGACGCTCGTTAGTATTATTGGCCTTATCCGCACTTGGCGATAATAAAAACCAGAGTTCAAGGTTGCAAATATCGTAAAATCACGCGAACGATTAAATAGCAAGGCAGTAGAATTTACATCGGACTGGTGCTAATGAGCAAATTGGTAGAAGGCGACTGGTACTATCATCTGGGAAAAGCTGCAATTGGTTGGACTGCACCTCCCTGCAGTTGTGCAACCCAAGATGATTGATGCGTTGATTTCGCGATGCCGGAGTCTCAAAAGCCCTCGAAGCCACAAAAGCAGCCGCCACGTTGGATTGCAAAACCTAAACACGGttcgaaaattaaaaggtTAGAATCTACAAAATGATACCGAAAATACGTATGTATTTAACCAATTTCTTTGTGAAAAACAACCCTATTGAATCTTTATAAGAAGGTTAATGAAATGGACTAATATTCCAAATATACTAGTTAATACCTCAGTGTATTGCGGCAATTGTTATTTCTGCTGGTGCTTTTCTGATTATTAAATAACGGTTAAGTCAAGTGGCATTTTCCGATTCTGCAAATCATTCTCGCCCGTACATTATCGTGGAATTTGAAGTCTGAAGCAATGCAATCGAAAGTGTGAAATACCAAAGACAGGCAAGAATAACAAACCAATGCACGAGTCATTCTCCTTTCAACCCGCCCCCAACGAACCCGTGATTATAACTCAATCCCCTTCAAGATCTGCCAATATCTCATGCAcacacgtacatatgtacgaaTTGAAAAAgatttaaatcaataaagcCTGAATTAACACGGCTTCCCATTCAGAGCCACTTCGGTCAAATTTGTCGACTGCTTTCCGAGCAAGTTCCGATCACATCGATCAGCGACTAGCTCGTTCGCCCAAAATTCCACAAATCCAGAGAAGTCGCAAACTGCTGACGATGGCGAAGCTGATGAAGACGACaagctggagatggagataAAGATGAAGGtgcagatggagatggggTTTAGTACGcatataaaaacaagagagacaTTAGAAATTGCGCAAGGCGTTCGTGTTTGAACATTGATCGGCCATCGTGAAAATATATCAAGGTCAGCTAGTTGACACAGAAACCAAACGAATCAGCTAACTAACATTAATTGATGGATCTGTGCGTTCCAAGTCGGGCAATTCGATAGCCTTCCAGCACGGGGGAATTATCTGCACTCCGGATTTGCATAAGAAGAggttgtaaattttaaatgaattcaattaagctatatattatatgcattttatttattatttgcgaTTGCCCAAAAACACGTTTTCATTCAAATGCTAAGTATGCCCCTAAAACTCACGAATAACGGTAAACGGAATGCATTTACGATACTAAAGCGATCATTATAATCAATTCAGCTTGTAACGAATCAATATGTATTCATATTTCCACTTGCTGGTCAGTTTCTCAGATAAACAAATTCACGTTTCGCGCCACTCAGATTTGCAGCAAGTAGCTTGTGTAAGGCTTCATCAAAACGCATTGAAAAAATACTATATAAAATACCACTAATGAAACACTTTTTacaaaaatctaaattatatgcatataagcttctttttaacaatttaagaGATTTAAGAATGCGTTGCAAAGGTAGCTGCTTTATTATATAGCAAATATGTGTACATCAAATATCATAAATCGGATTAGTGGAAACGGGATATTAGCATGGATTATATAATGGCTATTTTGGAACAAGCTAGTTTGTTTTcgcaaatacaaaattaaaaagatgTAAATGCAGGATGCAAGACCTCTTTGCAATgatataaagaaatataaatttatacacGGACCTAATACTTATACTGTGATCTGTGCTGAAAACTGTTCCATTTGAATTTAGTTTCAAACCACAGCTGTTTGACCAGTTGGTGGCTAACCCGTTTCACCCTCTGGTAACACCTGGTCGAGGAATGGAGCCCAAAGTAACGATCCACAGATATTATAGCCGGCAAGCGAAATATGAAGGAGCCGTGGAAGCCGACTTGGAACTGTGCATCAAGCACTGCGGCGGCGACGTGGTTCGCATCGAACTGGTGAACCGGCTGCATGGAATCCAACTGCAGCGCAAGTTGCGTCGACTACTGCTGCTCGTGTTCCTATCCATCGCTTATTTTGTGGGAACCTGCGGGTTTGATAACAGAACGATTAGTTTCCTGCAGCCCCGCATTCTGTACCCACTGATAACATGTGCATCCGTGGCCATCCTGCTGATCCGATCCACTCTGAATCTGGTGCAGGCGGAACGTTTGTTCTACAGCTGGGACATGGCACTCCAAATGGAGACGGTGCGCTCCTTTGGCAGGGAATCGATCCTCTGCGTCCAACGGGGACACATCGAAGACATAGTGCTAAACGAAGTTATTGAAGATGTACGAACTATTGCTGATGAACATAACGTAAAAATTCTAATGTTTTATTCACTTTGTTTCTCATTCAGTTGGACGTAAAGTATATGCTTATATTACGTACAAAAGGAAGTCAATTCAAGAAGCGCCCTATAATACCCCTATTCAATGTGAGTTCACTTTCGTTCATGTaaacgtacatatgtatttaatgATTAAGctctttttttccagtgtcaATCCCCCTCAATCGAGTGTCTGCAGCACACATATCGCGTGCTGCATAAATATTGGCTGAACAGCACCAAAGACCGATCAGAAGAGTCCTACAGCAAGGACAAACAGTCCTTAGTGAATTCGTAGTCCTTGGCCATATCGCTGAACTGTTAAAGTATTTATTAGACATAGAGACTTAATAACATTTAGTCAAACTTACCTGTACCGTGGATGTATTCTTTTCATCTTCTGGAGGTAGTGGTGGTAATTGTGGAACCTTTAACTCGGATTTGACTATATTGAAATCAGCACGGACCTACGCGAGATTACATGTAATTGtgaataaagtaaatattgcAAATTTGTGATTTTACAATTGCTACTTACCAAATTGTTCAGTTCTGATCTAAATTTCTTTTTGAGTACTTGGCGGTAGGTTTTCAGGTACGTGTCCTTGTTGCTGTTTAGTTCCTTTTGGATATTTTGCAGATCGATCAACTGCTGCAGCGAAAAGTCTGCAAATAATTAGTAGTATTCATGTATTTCTATAACTATAAAGATTAATTTTATTGCGCTTACTTTCCATGGCgtctattttttgttttgaaaatgtgCCAGTGTTGAAAAGGATTAAAGGGTCCTCATTACAGTAAGTATACTTTTTACGCACGTCTGTTTCACATCAATTGCCAATTTGTAAAGATTTTTTCTTGTACGCTTCTAGACAATTTTTTCTAAGATATAATTGTGTGTACTTTATTGTCCAAATTtgtatatgaatatttatattgtaatTTGTGCCAGTTGTTATTTCTGTTTTAGGGGATGCGCACTGTGTATCGGCTGGCTGCCAGTGTTGCAAACCGACCCACTTCACAGCCCTGCCCGCCTGACGTAATTTGGCAGAAACGacgtatttttgtttatgtgaGCCCGCTCCCCGCCCCTCATAAAGTGAGTGGCCAGCTGCTCGTCCAATGACCACCTCTAGTTGCGGAAATTAGTATCTCCTTGTCGGAATCCCTCCCAGGCCCCGTCGGAATCCATCTGTTGCTGACCACTGAACACTGAGGCATTTCATCAAAAGTGAGTTTCCATCAGTGGAGCAGTTCCGAGAACAGTCATTCGGCTTTGCTACTCATATGGACATGAAGCTCTAATCCGGTTTTCTGTATCCGACTGCAGTTCCCCGTTCCTCCgggcacacacaaaatgaatCGGTCCGAACCGATTCCCATTCGACGGGACCGCTCTTTTGACAGTGTGATCAACCGCCTGCTCCGGATGAGGTCCCAGAATCATGAGAGCTTTCGCGCCGCCATGTACAATTTCCTGATCGCCGCAGGAGTGGCGGCATTCGTGGCTGTGTGCTTCATTCTTGGGCCCTTCGTCCGTCCATTGCTGTGGGCCTTCCTCATGGGCGCCGTGCTCTTCCCATTCAAGCGACGTTTGGCGGAGAGCGTAAACAGTTGGTTTCACCGCTTGGAGGTGCGCGACTCCAATGTACTGGTCTCGATCTGCCTATCGCCGCTGGAAGCCACAGAGCATTGCGGGCGGTTGCTGATCGGTTGGCTCTGCGAACACTGGCAACTCCTCCTGGCCGGATGCGGAGTGGCCGGGTGCATTAAGCTGCTGGTTCTATACGCACCGAAGGGTTTTCTGCTGGCCATCTGGCATTGGATCACCTTTTCCCATGGCTTGTTCGTTCAAATTATTGGATTCCTCAACGTATACGTGGTAAGTCGCTTGTCGATTTTTCGATGGTGAGTCATCGAAAAAATTCGTAGGAAAACCAGTTGATATAGAAAAGAACGAAATAACAAAACTTCTTTAATTGATTGCAGCTCATTTCCTTGATCGTGGTCTACTTGAGCTGCGTCCACTTCTTCTGGAAGCCAGAGAACAGTGCCCACTTCGTGGTCGCCGGACAATCCATGTGGATAGCTGTGGCGGGCTATCTGAGTAGCTTTCTGGGCGCCCTGCAGGTGCCGGTATTTTTACTGGTTATGGCATATGTAACAGCGTCTACGGCGTATCATCTGCAGACCCTAGATGATTCGGGATCATATCTTCACCGCCTGCAAAAGCTGTTCGACAAGAACGATTTTGAGCGGTCGTTAAGCAACTTCAGCATTTGTGGCAGACCAGGCCATGAGCCACTGAGTCCGGGGCTGCAGTCGGATGTGGAGGATGTATCGTTAAGTGACACTG
Protein-coding sequences here:
- the LOC6727155 gene encoding transmembrane protein 245 isoform X6, translating into MNRSEPIPIRRDRSFDSVINRLLRMRSQNHESFRAAMYNFLIAAGVAAFVAVCFILGPFVRPLLWAFLMGAVLFPFKRRLAESVNSWFHRLEVRDSNVLVSICLSPLEATEHCGRLLIGWLCEHWQLLLAGCGVAGCIKLLVLYAPKGFLLAIWHWITFSHGLFVQIIGFLNVYVLISLIVVYLSCVHFFWKPENSAHFVVAGQSMWIAVAGYLSSFLGALQVPVFLLVMAYVTASTAYHLQTLDDSGSYLHRLQKLFDKNDFERSLSNFSICGRPGHEPLSPGLQSDVEDVSLSDTVDSTDTFDVKPGTETPSHQSDTFFKLLFYACLGTFLYRNVWMFILAAIPVILHLIYTVGEYTGITQFVYNKISEVYAALRFWAIEHHSAVLPLCLPGVLELNYKINTIVRDSLKASVESVTSILMIILMLLIIVFLSVFFCVNIYSETIEVAYLGKDLINKTITDRPELIDILPANMQSSIEDALDNAHHYGRRKIETYIDDWLADADKVHATKLKEQILEVWDRLIQYWIDFNKAGSSYGPRVPTDALKSTFGEIVDNPVHFWGFRMGFWAFVKYLLPSSIP
- the LOC6727153 gene encoding uncharacterized protein LOC6727153; this encodes MEPKVTIHRYYSRQAKYEGAVEADLELCIKHCGGDVVRIELVNRLHGIQLQRKLRRLLLLVFLSIAYFVGTCGFDNRTISFLQPRILYPLITCASVAILLIRSTLNLVQAERLFYSWDMALQMETVRSFGRESILCVQRGHIEDIVLNEVIEDLDVKYMLILRTKGSQFKKRPIIPLFNCQSPSIECLQHTYRVLHKYWLNSTKDRSEESYSKDKQSLVNS
- the LOC6727154 gene encoding uncharacterized protein LOC6727154, producing the protein MENFSLQQLIDLQNIQKELNSNKDTYLKTYRQVLKKKFRSELNNLVRADFNIVKSELKVPQLPPLPPEDEKNTSTVQFSDMAKDYEFTKDCLSLL